The Salvelinus alpinus chromosome 10, SLU_Salpinus.1, whole genome shotgun sequence genome includes the window TTGATCTACAGGAAGGTTGAGGGACAGAGCAGGACTAGGTTGATCTATAGCAAGGTTGAGGGACAGATCAGGACTAGGTTGATCTACAGGAAGGTTGGGGGACAGATCAGGACTAGGTTGATCTACAGGAAGGTTGAGGGACAGATCAGGACTAGGTTGATCTACAGCAAGGTTGAGGGACAGATCAGGACTATGTTGATCTACAGGAAGGTTGAGGGACAGATCAGGTAGTCTGTTCAAGTTGTCCTTCAATAAATAGTAGCCTGACTTTGTAAATTTCTCTAACTttgccactctctctctgtctccctctttctctctttctgtttatctctctctgtctgcatccctctctttctctctctatctctctctctctctctctctctctctctctaccttcttctctctctccctgcttcctctAGTCTATCCGAGAGGTGACAGGCTATGTGCTGGTAGCTCTGAACCAGTTTGACTACCTGCCCCTGGAGAACCTTCGCATCGTGCGGGGCACCAAGCTTTACGAGGGACGCTACGCCCTGGCCATCTTCCTCAACTACCGCCGCGACGGCTTCTACGGCCTCAGACAGCTGGGCCTTCGCAACCTCACAGGTCAGGGGCCCAGTGCAGACTACTCTAAACTCACCTGTGTGACTCAGTCACACCATCTTTCCATTTCTCTCACTTCCTCCTTCTCCATGGAGAGGCCACATGGAGAGGCCACATGGAGAGGCCACATGGAGAGGCCACATGGAGAGGCCACATGGAGAGGCCACATGGAGAGGCCACATGGAGAGGCCACATGGAGAGGCCACATGGAGAGGCCACATGGAAAGGCCTCGCTATCTCCCTAGCCTGCTTATTGTTCTGTCCTTCTCCCCATCTGTCCATTACTCTGTCCTTCTCCCCATCTGTCCAttactctgtctttctccccatCTGTCCATTACTCTGTCCTTCTCCCCATCTGTCCatcactctgtctttctccccatctgtccatcactctgtccttctctccatctgtccattactctgtc containing:
- the LOC139531405 gene encoding receptor tyrosine-protein kinase erbB-4-like; protein product: MTAYFTKEASLMICVCPGTENKLSTLSDLDQQYRTLKKHYENCEVVMGNLEITSIDRNRNLSFLKSIREVTGYVLVALNQFDYLPLENLRIVRGTKLYEGRYALAIFLNYRRDGFYGLRQLGLRNLTGQGPSADYSKLTCVTQSHHLSISLTSSFSMERPHGEATWRGHMERPHGEATWRGHMERPHGEATWRGHMERPHGKASLSP